The sequence GGAACGACAGGACGGACCGATGGTGAGGTTCCGCCCTCGGCCCACCCCACAGAGGTTGCAGCAGATCACCCGTTGTCCCAGTCGGACGTCGAAATTCTGCGCTTGATGGCTGCGGGGTGGTCGATCCGCGAGACCTCGGAACGGATGTGCCTCTCTTATCGGACCGCTATGCGGCGCATCCAGCAGCTCATGACCTTGCTAGACGCTCACAGCACCAAGGAGTTGGCGGCGAAGGCCTTACAGAAGGGGCTGATCTAAACGTGTTTGATAGCGTCTTGTTGTCGGCTCGTGAGCGAGCAACTCCCAACGCGTCCTAGGAACCTCGCGCAGGGCCGAGGAGCCTCGCGAGTCGCGCAGCCTTTTTATGCCCTACTCGTGTCGGAAACTTGGCTGCTTGGCGCTCGACAGCCCGAACCCACTGCTCGTTGCGGTTTCTCGTCACCGGGATGCCTCACGCTCTTCGCGCACGATCTCGCGGTTCTTGGCGAGGTCTTCGAAGACTCCAAAAGCCATGAGCGCGGCACCGGGGGTGTGACCGGAGCCCACGTAGTGCCACTGCCGATCGGTGACGGCATCAGGAAACTTGGTCTCTCCGACGTAGTCAGCGCGTTCGGCGCGTAGCGCCGCGTACGTGGTCGAGTAGGCGCGAGACTTGGTGAGGATGTGGCCCCGGTAGCCGAGGGTGTGTGTCCAGACACGAAGATGCAGAGGCTCGTACTCAGGCAGACCACCGAGGCGCCAGCAGACGCGCATGAGGCTGCGAACGTGGTCGGTGACCGGAGCCGTAGCTATATCAGCCCAGTTGGTCAGCTTGTGGTCCGTGCCAGCGCCGGTCTCGCTCGCTCCCTTGGCCACGTACTTGGCGACGTACGCGGCCACGGCGTCGTCATCCGGTCCGAGACCGTCGGCGCGGAGTGGTCGCGTGTCGACCTGAGTCCCCCAACGCAGAGCGAGTTCCCCAACTGCTGGGCTGTGGAGCGTGCGGACGACGACCCGACTCGCAGAGGCGCGCACCGCGTCGGTCAGTCGGGCGATCGTGCCCCAAGCCGGAGGTTCGTCGGTCGGTCCGTCCGGGCCGTCGAGGCGGACGACGGCATGAACGTGGACGGCACCGCGCCTCTGATACTCGGCGACGCGGGCGAAGGACAGCCGGGCGCGCTCGGCGAAACGGGACTGTACGAGACCCGCGGAGGA is a genomic window of Streptomyces sp. NBC_00414 containing:
- a CDS encoding replication initiator; translation: MRQLPEADRDAIRIAQDPQFARWLGQLMATGGCAHPVHLSGSTTTLDATTGEILRHYDTRDEPGERLSVRCRNRRATVCAPCSRLHAGDTFHLVRAGLIGGKNVPDAVRHRPRLFVTLTAPSFGPVHRAGDDRCQPRRDRTSCEHGRPFGCGAVHDTDGSLVGQPLCPDCYDYTAHALWHAHAGMLWDRFVIGVRRHLASSAGLVQSRFAERARLSFARVAEYQRRGAVHVHAVVRLDGPDGPTDEPPAWGTIARLTDAVRASASRVVVRTLHSPAVGELALRWGTQVDTRPLRADGLGPDDDAVAAYVAKYVAKGASETGAGTDHKLTNWADIATAPVTDHVRSLMRVCWRLGGLPEYEPLHLRVWTHTLGYRGHILTKSRAYSTTYAALRAERADYVGETKFPDAVTDRQWHYVGSGHTPGAALMAFGVFEDLAKNREIVREEREASR